A single Panthera tigris isolate Pti1 chromosome A3, P.tigris_Pti1_mat1.1, whole genome shotgun sequence DNA region contains:
- the CA3H2orf92 gene encoding uncharacterized protein C2orf92 homolog isoform X2 produces MAKRTGVETLFFVLFLDCWQGSNTEFSSSSKNLDEGLAKLFDEIQLQVFSKVPFDDTRTAGYPQKESLKNTEFVSSSNQEEHLAKLFDEILQQVFSNVPYEETRTAGKSVTKRDKRKGASVAGYSTEPRFLLGSMDRVSTNGHVSEKRNRKSFLFSRDINEQFSTEDNETLPEAVRTDTQNKDVPCAQLLDFLQRNIIIAAASVAGILVVTVLLLLVLTACIRRKKPLYPPANMTYNIFILNGKTWWQKYQEKNPRKQKGKQKQLKSKSCV; encoded by the exons ATGGCAAAGAGGACAGGAGTGGAGACCCtcttctttgttctcttcctGGACTGTTGGCAAG GCTCAAATACTGAATTTTCATCAAGTTCAAAAAATTTGGATGAAGGTTTGGCTAAACTATTTG ATGAAATTCAACTgcaagtgttttccaaagttccATTTGATGATACAAGAACAGCAG GTTATCCTCAAAAAGAGAGCttgaaaaatactgaatttgTATCAAGTTCAAATCAAGAAGAGCATTTGGCTAAACTATTTG ATGAAATTCTACAGCAAGTGTTTTCCAATGTTCCATATGAGGAAACAAGAACAGCAGGCAAATCAGTTACaaagagagacaagagaaaag GAGCCAGTGTTGCTGGGTATTCTACTGAACCAAGATTTCTCCTTGGCAGCATGGATAGAGTGTCCACTAATG GTCACGTTTCAGAGAAGAGGAATAGAAAATCCTTTCTATTCAGCAGGGATATAAATGAGCAATTTAGTACTGAAGATAATGAAACACTTCCAGAAGCAGTGAGGACAG aTACACAAAATAAGGATGTACCATGCGCGCAGCTTCTGGACTTCCTCCAGAGGAACATCATCATTGCTGCTGCCTCGGTGGCGGGAATCCTCGTGGTCACAGTGTTGTTGTTGCTGGTGTTGACTGCATGCATCAGGAGGAAAAAGCCATT aTATCCTCCAGCAAACAtgacatataatatttttatactgaatGGGAAGACTTGGTGGCAAAAGTATCAAGAAAAGAAccccagaaaacaaaagggaaaacagaaacagtTGAAGTCCAAGTCCTGCGTCTAA
- the CA3H2orf92 gene encoding uncharacterized protein C2orf92 homolog isoform X1, translated as MAKRTGVETLFFVLFLDCWQGSNTEFSSSSKNLDEGLAKLFDEIQLQVFSKVPFDDTRTAGKSITKREVKESYPQKESLKNTEFVSSSNQEEHLAKLFDEILQQVFSNVPYEETRTAGKSVTKRDKRKGASVAGYSTEPRFLLGSMDRVSTNGHVSEKRNRKSFLFSRDINEQFSTEDNETLPEAVRTDTQNKDVPCAQLLDFLQRNIIIAAASVAGILVVTVLLLLVLTACIRRKKPLYPPANMTYNIFILNGKTWWQKYQEKNPRKQKGKQKQLKSKSCV; from the exons ATGGCAAAGAGGACAGGAGTGGAGACCCtcttctttgttctcttcctGGACTGTTGGCAAG GCTCAAATACTGAATTTTCATCAAGTTCAAAAAATTTGGATGAAGGTTTGGCTAAACTATTTG ATGAAATTCAACTgcaagtgttttccaaagttccATTTGATGATACAAGAACAGCAGGCAAGTCAATTACAAAGAGAGAAGTTAAGGAAA GTTATCCTCAAAAAGAGAGCttgaaaaatactgaatttgTATCAAGTTCAAATCAAGAAGAGCATTTGGCTAAACTATTTG ATGAAATTCTACAGCAAGTGTTTTCCAATGTTCCATATGAGGAAACAAGAACAGCAGGCAAATCAGTTACaaagagagacaagagaaaag GAGCCAGTGTTGCTGGGTATTCTACTGAACCAAGATTTCTCCTTGGCAGCATGGATAGAGTGTCCACTAATG GTCACGTTTCAGAGAAGAGGAATAGAAAATCCTTTCTATTCAGCAGGGATATAAATGAGCAATTTAGTACTGAAGATAATGAAACACTTCCAGAAGCAGTGAGGACAG aTACACAAAATAAGGATGTACCATGCGCGCAGCTTCTGGACTTCCTCCAGAGGAACATCATCATTGCTGCTGCCTCGGTGGCGGGAATCCTCGTGGTCACAGTGTTGTTGTTGCTGGTGTTGACTGCATGCATCAGGAGGAAAAAGCCATT aTATCCTCCAGCAAACAtgacatataatatttttatactgaatGGGAAGACTTGGTGGCAAAAGTATCAAGAAAAGAAccccagaaaacaaaagggaaaacagaaacagtTGAAGTCCAAGTCCTGCGTCTAA